The nucleotide window ATTCATTTCCGGGTTACAGGTCTTGCCAGCCATGCAGCATCCCCAGCCATCGCGCCCACAACTTGTCTACCTGGCTTTTGGTCCGGCAACCTACCATCAGGAAGCCTGCTTCAGCATCGTCAGCGCCCTCGCCCACCTGGGCCCGGCAGCAGGCGAAGCCATGGACATCCAGGTATACACCGACAACCCGCAGCCCTACGCCAGGCTGCCCGTCACGGTCCACTTGCTGGACGAAGCCACGCGCCAGGCATGGAACGCCCCACACGGTTATCATTTTCGCAGCAAGCATGTGCTGCTGCGCCAAGTGCTGCAGCAACACCCGCTGGCCGTGCTGATCGACACCGACACCTTCTTCCGCACATCGCCGCTGCAGCTGTTCGCCCGGGTGGCCCCTGGCAAGCTGCTGTGCAATGCCATCGGCCCACGCTATGGTGCGAACCAGAAGTGCCTGCTGTACAAGAACCTGCTGTCCATACTGCAAGCCCGGGGCCTGGCCGACTGCCAGATGCCACTGGTCAATTCTGGGGTAATCGGCCTCACAGCCGCGGACGCCAGCATCCTGGACCGTTCCATCGACCTGATGGACGAGTTCCACCCGCTGGCGCGCGAGGCGTACACACTCGAAGAGTTCTGCCTGGCGGTGGCGGCCTACCGCAAACTGGAGCTGGCCGAGTGCACCGATGTCATTCACCACTACTGGAGCCGCAAGGCGCAGTTCCGCGCCAAGATCCAGGCCTGGTTGCGCAAGCACGGCCATGACCCGCTGAGCCAGGCGGCGCTGGCCGACGTCGCCTTGGTCAATGACCAGCTACCACGGCCGCCAGCCCTGCACCGCCTGGGCTACAAGGCGCTGAGCCTGACCCTGCCGCGCCACGAACGCCAGTTTGCCCGCGAGCTGCTGTATGGGTGCTACCCCTACCCCAACGAATTCGACCTCGCCTGCGCGCCGGCCTGGTGGGACAAAGCCCTGGAAAACCTCAATGCCCGTCATGGCCAGGTGCAGCCCGAGCAACTGCGCCAGTGCTTGCGCCACCCGGGGTTGCGCCTGTCGTTGGGCGAACGGCGCAAAGAGATCGAGGTGCATCTGCTGAGAACCTCGCAAGGCTGATACGCCCGCAACCCCATTGCCTTACACCATCCCTGTGGGAGATTCTATGGTTTTCAGCAAGGCGCTTTCCCACCCTTGGTGACATATTCGTCCTGATTCTTCATCAGGGCGAATGCCACTCGTGCAAGCTTCCTGGCCAGGATTACCAACGCCTGGGTTGTTGCTTTACCCGCATTGCGATGCTGTTCGTAGAGCCCTTTCCAAGTGGCCGTCCGGCTGGCTGACATCGCCGCGTTATGCAGCAGGCGACGGATTTCTGAGCAGCCTCGCTTGGTAAGGCGACGACGTCCATTCTTCTGCCCAGAATCAATCACTCGTAGATCCATTCCCAGGAATGCAATGTACGAATCACTGCTCTTGAACTCGCCCCGCATAAAAGCCATTACCAAGGCAGTGGCCGTGAGAAACCCAATACCCTCTACCGCCTGGCAGCGAGCAACTTGCTCGTGCAGCCCTGCTTCGCGCAGCACTTCTTTAATTTTCTTTTGGATCAACAAATCCAGCCGGTCTATCGATTTTACAAAGGTTGTGAAGGCGGCTTTCAAAAGGGCTTCATTAGCCCAGCTCTGGGTCATCGCCGTGCGGGCAGTCACCAAGGCCGCTCGGCGTCGCAGAAGGCTCTGAAGCTTGCCGTAGACGGCGGGAGGGGGAGTCCAAGGGCGGAGGTCTTCCCCCTCGTTTCTCAAAAATCGGGACAACAACCGAGCATCAGTGGGGTCCGTTTTTACCCGCACACCCACGCTTTTGCGGTAGTTGCTCAGTTGGAATCCATCAATGACATAGACCTCGAAACCCAGGCTATGGGCCAGCTCAACCAAGTCCAGGTGGTAAACATTGGTCGCCTCAACAGCAATTGCCGTGTTGAGAGGCTGTTGCTTCAGCCATTTCTTGATTTCCGGTTTGGTATTTTTCACCTTGATGATCTCGTCGCGATCATCGTGATGAATCACTAATTCTGCTTTCGCGACATCCGCACCCACGATCAATTTGCCAACCTGCATTGCCACGGGAGCCTCCTCACGTTATGGTTTTTTGGCTTGAAGGGGTTTCACCAAGAGGCGCTGGCTTGCTTCTATCGTCGTTTGCAAACGATGCATTCTTTATCGGCGCTTTGGTGGAAGGGGTGGGGCGATGTCTCCCACGGTCTGTACTGCTGTGAACAGTCAGAATCGGGCATTTAGTCCCACCACCCCTTCAAGTCTAACCATACAAGCGGGCATGCCCGCGAAGCAGGCAACGCGGTAGATGGCACCGGCTTCGCCGGTGTTCGCGGGCATGCCCGCTCCCACAGATCAGTATCTGAGCAGGGGAATCGCCCCACAGGATCGCGGCCGCTTTGAGTATCAGGCCTCTGGCCTTGATTCGGCCGAGCGCGTAATCTCCGGCCATGCCACTCGTCGCCCGCCTGTTCTGGATCCTGCTGCTCGCCTGCCTGAGCCCGTTGGCCCTGGGCGAGCGCCTGCGCCTGGTATCCGATGACTGGGCGCCCTACATTTATCAGCACGATGGCCAACCACGCGGTATCGACTACGAAGTCACCACCGAGGTATTAAAACGCCTGGGTGTCGAAGTGGAATGGCAGTTCCTGCCGTGGAAGCGCTGCCTGGCAATGATCGAGCAAGGCATGGCCGACGGCATTCTGGACATCTTCCAGAGCGAAACCCGGCGCCCCTATCTGGTGTACGCCCCCGAGCCCTTGTCGGAGGTCGAGTTCGTGCTGTTCCAGGCCCGTGCACGCCGCCATGCCGTGGCCGGGCCCGAAGACCTCACAGGCCTCACCGTAGGCACCTCGCCCGGCTATGCCTATGGCGCTGCGTTCAACCAGGCCACACATTTTCGACGTGAAGCAGCGCCGACCCAGGAAGCCAACTTCGGCAAACTGCTGCTGGGCCGTATCGACCTGGCAATCACCGACCGCGTGGTCGGGCATTACCTGATCCGGCAGCTGGGCATGGAACAGCAAGTCGAGGAACTGCCGCTGGTGATCAACCGCCAGGCCCAGTACCTGGGGCTGGTGCGCAAGCCGGGGCGCGAAACACTGGCCCTGGCCTTTGCCGAAGAACTGCAGCGCTTCAAGCAGGAACCGGCCTTTGCCGCCATCAGCCACCGTTACACAGGCGACATCGGAAACATTCTCAACGCCGTTGAGCAGCAGGAAAGCAGCACAGCGCGATAGCTCTGTTATACTCGGGCCTTCCCGCCCGGCTCACGCCCGGACGCTCGGCCTCGCAACAGGCATCCCGATCGGCACCGACGCCCCCTGGCGTTCCTCTCCGTTTCCCGGATGTGCAGTGAAAGCCCAGCTGGACCGGACGCGATCGCATCCCACCGATGCCCGTCGCGCCAGGCAGAACATCCCAACGGGCCCAGCCCACACGAGAACAGGATCGCCCATGTCCTTTGCTTCCCTCGGTCTCTCCGAGGCTCTTGTCCGCGCTATCGAGGCTGCGGGCTATACCCAGCCGACCCCCGTGCAACAGCGGGCGATTCCCGCCGTGTTGCAAGGCCGCGACCTGATGGTTGCCGCACAGACAGGTACTGGTAAAACCGGCGGCTTCGCCCTGCCGATTCTCGAGCGCCTGTTCCCGGCCGGCCACCCCGACAAGTCGCAGCGTCACGGCCCGCGCCAGCCGCGCGTGCTGGTGCTGACCCCGACCCGCGAGCTGGCAGCCCAGGTGCACGACAGCTTCAAGGTCTATGCCCGTGACCTGCCACTGGTCAGCGCCTGCATCTTCGGCGGCGTTGGCATGAACCCGCAGGTCCAGGCGATTGCCAAAGGCGTTGACGTGCTGGTTGCCTGCCCGGGCCGCCTGCTCGACCTGGCCGGCCAAGGCAAGGTCGACCTGGCCCATGTAGAAATCCTGGTGCTCGACGAAGCCGACCGCATGCTCGACATGGGCTTCATCCACGACGTCAAGAAGGTACTGGCACGCCTGCCATCCAAGCGCCAGAACCTGCTGTTCTCGGCCACCTTCTCCAAGGACATCACCGACCTCGCCGACAAGCTCCTGCACAACCCGGAACGTATCGAGGTCACGCCGCCGAACACCACCGTCGAGCGTATCGAGCAGCGCGTCTACCGCCTGCCCGCCAGCCACAAGCGTGCGCTGCTGGCACACCTGATCACCCTGGGTGCCTGGGAACAGGTATTGGTGTTCACCCGTACCAAGCACGGCGCCAACCGCCTGGCCGAGTACCTTGAAAAACAAGGCCTGACCGCCGCCGCGATTCACGGCAACAAAAGCCAGAACGCCCGCACCAAGGCCCTGGCCGACTTCAAGGCCAACAGCGTGCGCGTACTGGTCGCCACCGACATCGCCGCCCGCGGCCTGGACATCGACCAGTTGCCCCACGTGGTCAACTTCGAGCTGCCGAATGTCGAGGAAGATTACGTACACCGTATCGGTCGTACTGGCCGCGCCGGTCGTTCGGGCGAGGCCATTTCGCTGGTCGCACCAGATGAAGAAAAGCTGCTCAAGAGCATCGAGCGGGTAACCCGGCAGAAGATCGCGGACGGCGACCTGATGGGCTTTGACGCCAGCCAGGTGGAAGCCGAGAAACCCGAAGTACGCGAGCGCCCACAGGGCAACGGCCGTGGCGGTCGCAACCAGCAGGCCCGTGGCGAAGGGGGTAAAGACTCCAACGGCGGCCGCAAGGACAAAGGCAAGGATAAAGGCAGGGCCAAGCCACAGGCTGCCGACAAGCCGGCCGACAAGGAAAAGAGCGGCGACAA belongs to Pseudomonas putida NBRC 14164 and includes:
- a CDS encoding DEAD/DEAH box helicase, which gives rise to MSFASLGLSEALVRAIEAAGYTQPTPVQQRAIPAVLQGRDLMVAAQTGTGKTGGFALPILERLFPAGHPDKSQRHGPRQPRVLVLTPTRELAAQVHDSFKVYARDLPLVSACIFGGVGMNPQVQAIAKGVDVLVACPGRLLDLAGQGKVDLAHVEILVLDEADRMLDMGFIHDVKKVLARLPSKRQNLLFSATFSKDITDLADKLLHNPERIEVTPPNTTVERIEQRVYRLPASHKRALLAHLITLGAWEQVLVFTRTKHGANRLAEYLEKQGLTAAAIHGNKSQNARTKALADFKANSVRVLVATDIAARGLDIDQLPHVVNFELPNVEEDYVHRIGRTGRAGRSGEAISLVAPDEEKLLKSIERVTRQKIADGDLMGFDASQVEAEKPEVRERPQGNGRGGRNQQARGEGGKDSNGGRKDKGKDKGRAKPQAADKPADKEKSGDKQQQPRKPRDKKPRQPQQQASSNSEPKAQVNRDPEVFLDDDVDNFGNRADYVSPYQGKNQGRNRRPGGGAGQAQGTGQRSNTGGQGQARSGGQQRNGGSAGGEKRPPRANNGGGARRDGGGGRGRPNRDDAARQEPAVSNQRQPEKQPVIIRKESKLDRFPTPEQLDDLPSRPRGEKPALLTRKG
- a CDS encoding IS110 family transposase → MAMQVGKLIVGADVAKAELVIHHDDRDEIIKVKNTKPEIKKWLKQQPLNTAIAVEATNVYHLDLVELAHSLGFEVYVIDGFQLSNYRKSVGVRVKTDPTDARLLSRFLRNEGEDLRPWTPPPAVYGKLQSLLRRRAALVTARTAMTQSWANEALLKAAFTTFVKSIDRLDLLIQKKIKEVLREAGLHEQVARCQAVEGIGFLTATALVMAFMRGEFKSSDSYIAFLGMDLRVIDSGQKNGRRRLTKRGCSEIRRLLHNAAMSASRTATWKGLYEQHRNAGKATTQALVILARKLARVAFALMKNQDEYVTKGGKAPC
- a CDS encoding substrate-binding periplasmic protein; translated protein: MPLVARLFWILLLACLSPLALGERLRLVSDDWAPYIYQHDGQPRGIDYEVTTEVLKRLGVEVEWQFLPWKRCLAMIEQGMADGILDIFQSETRRPYLVYAPEPLSEVEFVLFQARARRHAVAGPEDLTGLTVGTSPGYAYGAAFNQATHFRREAAPTQEANFGKLLLGRIDLAITDRVVGHYLIRQLGMEQQVEELPLVINRQAQYLGLVRKPGRETLALAFAEELQRFKQEPAFAAISHRYTGDIGNILNAVEQQESSTAR